A part of Sandaracinaceae bacterium genomic DNA contains:
- a CDS encoding electron transfer flavoprotein subunit beta/FixA family protein, which translates to MKILVPIKRVADPDNANKVKVSGDGTQVTSEGLEWKMNPFDEWSLEAALRLTENGATKARTGEVVLVSIGPKDAAQTVRQGLAMGAERGILVEANDQELDSNMVAQILKAIVDKEKPDLVVMGKQTVDGDSNVAGTVLAELLGWPLANYAMSIQTADDGKTLTVRRELDTGVSTIKVTGPAVVTTSDRILKPESVKNGATPADFKYPEAEGGRYASLKGIMAAKKKPIEEVTAASLGASPQKTLTYLKFELPPARSGKTTFVESVQELVQKLKSDAKVL; encoded by the coding sequence GTGAAGATCCTCGTCCCCATCAAGCGCGTTGCGGACCCCGACAACGCCAACAAGGTCAAGGTCAGCGGTGACGGCACTCAGGTGACGTCCGAGGGCCTCGAATGGAAGATGAACCCGTTCGACGAGTGGAGCCTCGAGGCTGCGCTTCGTCTCACGGAGAACGGCGCCACGAAGGCTCGCACGGGCGAGGTCGTCCTGGTGTCCATCGGTCCGAAGGACGCGGCGCAGACCGTGCGCCAGGGTCTCGCGATGGGCGCCGAGCGCGGCATCCTCGTGGAGGCCAACGACCAGGAGCTGGACTCCAACATGGTGGCGCAGATCCTCAAGGCCATCGTGGACAAGGAGAAGCCGGACCTGGTGGTCATGGGCAAGCAGACCGTGGACGGCGACAGCAACGTGGCGGGCACCGTGCTCGCCGAGCTGCTGGGCTGGCCGCTGGCGAACTACGCCATGAGCATCCAGACGGCCGATGACGGCAAGACGCTCACGGTGCGCCGCGAGCTCGACACCGGCGTCAGCACCATCAAGGTGACCGGCCCGGCCGTGGTGACCACGTCGGACCGCATCCTGAAGCCCGAGTCCGTGAAGAACGGCGCCACCCCGGCCGACTTCAAGTACCCCGAGGCCGAGGGCGGTCGCTATGCGTCGCTCAAGGGCATCATGGCGGCCAAGAAGAAGCCCATCGAGGAGGTCACCGCAGCCTCGCTCGGCGCTTCGCCGCAGAAGACGCTCACGTACCTCAAGTTCGAGCTGCCGCCCGCGCGCTCGGGCAAGACCACCTTCGTCGAGTCGGTCCAGGAGCTCGTGCAGAAGCTCAAGTCCGACGCGAAGGTCCTCTGA
- a CDS encoding electron transfer flavoprotein subunit alpha/FixB family protein — protein MAKTLVVAELLEGAVRRTSLSGVTMAREIGGDFDILLVGDGASGAASELTAFGAGKVLTCNIAGGYVCEKHAATVAAVAADYEVVVACASAYGKDLLPRVAAKIGAGVASDISGIKNDGGKLVLRRPMYAGNVSGTLTVDTAKKVITGRQTEFDAAEPSGGASPVSAVAEVTDAASSRIEFVSLEVVKSERPELAEADIVVSGGRSLKSAENFKSIMEPLVDTLGAAMGASRAACDAGYVAADLQVGQTGKVVAPKLYVAVGISGAIQHLAGMKGSKVIVAINKDKEAPIAQVADYFLVADLFEAVPALTAEIKKVKSAG, from the coding sequence ATGGCAAAGACTCTTGTGGTTGCAGAGCTGCTCGAGGGTGCGGTCCGCAGGACCTCCCTCAGCGGCGTGACGATGGCGCGCGAGATCGGCGGCGACTTCGACATCCTGCTCGTGGGTGATGGCGCCAGCGGCGCTGCCAGCGAGCTCACCGCCTTCGGCGCCGGCAAGGTGCTCACCTGCAACATCGCGGGTGGCTACGTGTGCGAGAAGCACGCCGCCACCGTCGCGGCCGTTGCGGCCGACTACGAAGTGGTCGTCGCCTGCGCCAGCGCGTACGGCAAGGACCTGCTCCCGCGCGTGGCCGCCAAGATCGGCGCGGGCGTGGCGAGCGACATCTCCGGCATCAAGAACGACGGCGGCAAGCTCGTGCTGCGCCGCCCCATGTACGCCGGCAACGTCTCGGGCACCCTCACGGTCGACACGGCCAAGAAGGTCATCACGGGCCGTCAGACCGAGTTCGACGCGGCCGAGCCGAGCGGTGGTGCCAGCCCCGTCTCCGCCGTGGCCGAGGTCACCGATGCCGCGTCCAGCCGCATCGAGTTCGTGAGCCTCGAGGTCGTCAAGAGCGAGCGCCCGGAGCTCGCCGAGGCCGACATCGTGGTGTCGGGTGGCCGCTCGCTCAAGAGCGCCGAGAACTTCAAGAGCATCATGGAGCCGCTGGTGGACACCCTCGGCGCCGCCATGGGTGCCTCGCGCGCGGCTTGTGACGCGGGCTACGTCGCCGCCGACCTGCAGGTCGGTCAGACCGGCAAGGTCGTGGCGCCGAAGCTCTACGTCGCGGTCGGCATCTCGGGCGCCATCCAGCACCTCGCGGGCATGAAGGGCTCGAAGGTCATCGTGGCGATCAACAAGGACAAGGAAGCCCCCATCGCGCAGGTGGCGGACTACTTCCTGGTGGCCGACCTCTTCGAGGCCGTGCCCGCCCTGACCGCCGAGATCAAGAAGGTCAAGTCCGCGGGCTGA
- a CDS encoding zinc-ribbon domain-containing protein, whose product MKIVCDSCSAKYSIADEKVAGKVFKIRCKKCSNVIVVRGDHVEGGNDEDEATRVFDYGGDAAWHLVLDGEQQGPFTPLQIAGMLSEGTIDYESYVWKEGFDGWKALNEVPELMAALGSADAGGDSHVADESDGGSAGADPFAASASSGGGLFASGGGSGGANDLFASSGGGNLFGGGGGDDVVASKPGPRVSAGEAMTGQRNENSVLFSLSNLQALATGGDSAPKGGSPLKSASSSPLGGGGGLGGGGGFPASSGMAMGEGSGLIDIRALASATSSAPQHSPLKSAGSPVDDLLAIGVGPSLGSALGAPILAPVAAEPVPVQAAAQQGGSSNKVVLIAAAVVVIAVLGGVGFVVTRPPAVQVVTQPAATPTPTPGETAGTVPAASDTAGTVPAAGTTPAPGTTPTETATPTAETGSTGSTGSSTRRPGSTGSATRPTGTSDMASTTGSSSTGSAPIPEAATPMQSSMSASIDDLLGMAVAPMQEDTADLPDTPSRSAVSSALGGRAAAVRACGNGATGTATVAVTFSSNGRVSSANVTGGAFAGNSCIANAVRGARVPAFRQASFNVNFPYRL is encoded by the coding sequence ATGAAAATCGTCTGTGATAGCTGCTCCGCGAAGTACTCCATCGCGGATGAGAAGGTCGCCGGCAAGGTCTTCAAGATTCGTTGTAAGAAGTGCTCGAACGTGATCGTGGTCCGCGGCGACCACGTTGAGGGCGGAAACGACGAAGACGAAGCCACGCGGGTATTCGACTATGGCGGCGATGCCGCTTGGCACCTCGTCCTCGACGGCGAGCAGCAGGGCCCGTTCACGCCGCTGCAGATCGCCGGCATGCTCTCCGAAGGGACCATCGACTACGAGTCGTACGTCTGGAAGGAAGGCTTCGACGGCTGGAAGGCGCTCAATGAAGTGCCCGAGCTGATGGCCGCGCTCGGTAGCGCAGACGCCGGCGGTGACAGCCACGTGGCCGACGAGAGCGACGGCGGCTCGGCGGGCGCCGACCCATTCGCCGCGAGCGCCAGCAGCGGTGGTGGCCTCTTCGCCAGCGGCGGCGGCAGCGGCGGGGCGAACGATCTGTTCGCGAGCAGCGGCGGCGGCAACCTCTTCGGCGGCGGCGGTGGCGATGACGTGGTGGCGTCGAAGCCGGGCCCACGCGTGTCGGCGGGCGAGGCCATGACCGGCCAGCGCAACGAAAACTCGGTGCTGTTTTCGCTCAGCAACCTCCAGGCGCTGGCCACCGGTGGCGACAGCGCTCCGAAGGGCGGGAGCCCGCTCAAGAGCGCCAGCTCGTCACCCCTCGGTGGTGGCGGCGGTCTCGGCGGTGGTGGCGGCTTCCCCGCGTCCTCCGGCATGGCCATGGGTGAAGGCTCCGGCCTCATCGACATCCGCGCGCTCGCCAGCGCCACGTCCTCCGCGCCGCAGCATTCGCCGCTCAAGAGCGCCGGCTCGCCGGTGGACGACCTCCTGGCCATCGGCGTGGGCCCGTCGCTGGGCTCGGCCCTCGGCGCACCCATCCTCGCGCCCGTCGCAGCGGAGCCGGTGCCCGTGCAGGCGGCCGCGCAGCAGGGCGGCAGCAGCAACAAGGTGGTGCTGATCGCCGCTGCCGTCGTGGTCATCGCAGTGCTCGGCGGCGTTGGCTTCGTGGTCACGCGTCCCCCCGCCGTCCAAGTCGTCACGCAGCCCGCGGCCACGCCCACGCCCACGCCTGGCGAGACCGCAGGTACGGTTCCGGCTGCGAGTGACACCGCGGGCACGGTTCCGGCGGCAGGCACCACGCCCGCCCCAGGCACCACGCCCACGGAGACGGCCACCCCCACCGCAGAGACCGGCTCCACGGGCTCCACGGGGTCGTCCACCCGTCGCCCCGGCTCCACCGGGAGCGCCACGCGCCCCACGGGCACCTCGGACATGGCGTCCACCACGGGGAGCTCCTCGACGGGCTCGGCGCCCATCCCCGAGGCCGCGACCCCCATGCAGAGCTCCATGTCGGCCAGCATCGACGACCTGCTCGGGATGGCCGTGGCTCCCATGCAGGAAGACACGGCCGATCTCCCCGACACGCCGTCGCGTTCGGCCGTCTCCAGTGCCCTGGGTGGCCGTGCGGCTGCCGTGCGTGCCTGCGGCAATGGCGCCACCGGGACGGCAACCGTCGCTGTCACCTTCTCCAGCAACGGCCGCGTCAGCTCCGCCAACGTCACGGGGGGCGCCTTCGCGGGCAACTCGTGCATCGCCAACGCCGTGCGCGGCGCGCGCGTTCCGGCCTTCCGGCAGGCCAGCTTCAACGTGAACTTCCCGTACCGCCTCTGA
- the recD gene encoding exodeoxyribonuclease V subunit alpha, whose translation MRLSREQEGAVRVAAQARLALVSGGPGTGKTSIVVSLLRVLVRLGYDAEADVALAAPTGKAADRMRASVARALRALRAPTFDDAALLRAPPHSQTLHRLLGYSPRSGRYRAHERSPLGARVVVVDEASMIDAMMMDRLLRALGPDTRLVLLGDADQLPSVDAGAVFRDLCALPSDGVVRLTHSYRMDANDPAGRNILKVAQGVHRGRLTTLLREPAPHEPTASDSITPVPRAAALRFSGCEWVEAPDAATRAELLGRWDDVYLRPLTDAARALGSELVLTGGRPPASMIPVLESLFTRLERAKLLALTRAGSLGVERVNQHFHVLRSRDARARFVVGEPVMVHHNDYVRGLFNGDAGVVLTGRFDFERGLRRLVLFRRDDGFVGFPLSAIEDGLELAYAITVHKAQGSEYDAIGVLLPDVETPLLTREILYTAITRARRSVTLVGPRWAIEAAVTRRVTRSSGLLARVEADLAAR comes from the coding sequence GTGCGGCTCTCGCGCGAGCAAGAGGGGGCGGTGCGCGTGGCGGCGCAGGCCCGTTTGGCGCTCGTCTCCGGTGGCCCCGGGACGGGCAAGACCAGCATCGTGGTGAGCCTGCTGCGCGTGCTGGTGCGGCTGGGCTACGACGCCGAGGCCGACGTTGCGCTCGCCGCCCCCACGGGCAAGGCGGCCGACCGCATGCGCGCCTCGGTGGCCCGCGCGCTGCGTGCCCTGCGTGCGCCCACCTTCGACGACGCGGCGCTCCTCCGGGCGCCGCCGCACAGCCAGACGTTGCACCGCCTGCTCGGGTACTCGCCGCGCAGCGGACGCTATCGCGCGCACGAGCGCAGCCCGCTCGGCGCGCGCGTGGTCGTGGTGGACGAGGCCTCCATGATCGACGCCATGATGATGGACCGGCTGCTGCGCGCGCTCGGGCCGGACACGCGCCTCGTGCTGCTGGGCGACGCCGACCAGCTCCCCTCGGTGGACGCTGGCGCCGTCTTTCGGGACCTCTGCGCGCTTCCCTCCGATGGGGTGGTGCGGCTGACCCACAGCTACCGCATGGACGCGAACGACCCGGCGGGGCGCAACATCCTGAAAGTGGCGCAGGGCGTGCATCGCGGGCGCCTCACCACGCTGCTGCGCGAGCCCGCGCCTCACGAACCAACCGCCTCGGACAGCATCACGCCCGTGCCGCGGGCCGCCGCGCTGCGCTTCTCGGGCTGCGAATGGGTGGAGGCTCCCGATGCGGCCACACGCGCCGAGCTGCTGGGCCGCTGGGACGATGTCTATCTGCGGCCGCTCACCGACGCAGCGCGCGCGCTCGGGTCCGAGCTGGTGCTCACGGGGGGGCGGCCTCCAGCCAGCATGATTCCAGTGCTCGAGTCCCTCTTCACGCGCCTCGAGCGGGCGAAGCTGCTGGCGCTCACGCGCGCTGGCTCGCTCGGGGTGGAGCGCGTGAACCAGCACTTCCACGTGCTGCGCTCCCGCGATGCGCGCGCCCGCTTCGTGGTGGGCGAGCCCGTCATGGTGCACCACAACGACTACGTGCGCGGCCTGTTCAACGGCGACGCAGGCGTGGTGCTCACAGGGCGCTTCGACTTCGAGCGGGGGCTGCGCCGGCTGGTGCTCTTCCGGCGCGACGACGGGTTTGTCGGCTTCCCGCTCTCGGCCATCGAGGACGGGCTCGAGCTCGCTTACGCCATCACCGTGCACAAGGCGCAGGGCTCCGAGTACGACGCCATTGGTGTGCTGCTGCCCGACGTGGAGACGCCGCTGCTCACGCGAGAGATCCTCTACACCGCCATCACGCGCGCTCGCCGCAGCGTCACGCTGGTGGGGCCACGCTGGGCGATCGAGGCAGCCGTCACGCGCCGCGTCACGCGCTCGAGCGGGCTCTTGGCGCGCGTCGAAGCGGACCTCGCAGCTCGCTGA